Proteins encoded within one genomic window of Camelina sativa cultivar DH55 chromosome 19, Cs, whole genome shotgun sequence:
- the LOC104766415 gene encoding chromatin modification-related protein EAF1 A isoform X5: MGGVIDSGGGIGVKTSPRRTAIEKAQAELRQEYYVREERRRELEFLEKGGNPLDFKFGIATSQSVQSTSLTDQQAEHFVNSEVKDSFALTASPHGDSVESSGRPGVPTNSEPNTADNLLLFDSENKSVEGERNLRYPNRQNRTSESERSSKANTNQNTKETEDSAIFRPYARRNRSKINRDPSRSSSTDLVQNRGGLATSISIRRGSVEGKGCIPEAANQKDRHTTSVSCPIFANSNGNIVPKNIVPSNSLNTKVDGEPVVRESTAGSKTSLLKDEADITYRKSSAYLSVGESGLAVEKAQLVSTGTEIGSPKAVTIAGEENNSTQLNGLRDSTGEEESLTNRGAAGTKGLESESSLANNIEVDVGNGRDLYKVDKLDSDEISMQKAVRVEGLLSQTVDEMTKTNIENETGRPTTIIDECSPEKLVKIENQNHRSTAEMQNEEKGSETEKRLQDGLIVPDNERKIGSLLPENPSSSLYSEIPQASVDTSSCAVGDNLLSGTDIEESKHQPSSDAVVFDTVKEDSILEEARIIQAKRKRITELSCGTAPVEVREKSQWDFVLEEMAWLANDFAQERLWKLTAAAQICHRVALTCHLRFEERNQHRELKKIASILSNAILQFWSSVEVPGELEETSMEIVKETCQESNYVNGRICLAAGVKEYASRFLKYNNSSIPYHSAAPSTPDNMCDPEILDISMVDQLTEASLFYSVPSGAMEVYHKSIESHLTRCEKSGSSMQEEVDTSAYDAAGDTGYNVTAFDEDEGETSTYYLPKAFESNKSFNTSHKKRKNLMKSHSARSYDLGDDLPYVNYTDGSNSSSLMAKRPASNNNIGSVPTRRVRTASRQRIASPFGCATAGNLSVPSKTDASSGDTSSFQDEQSSLHGGSAVQKGTEVESSGNFEKQFPYDMAETSGKPKKKKKTHQGSAYDQTWHLDPSVHVEQKDHWKKRPENHFDMNGMYGPHSAKKQKTTKQLIENNFDIAIPHTGSIPSPAASQMSNMSNPNKSIKFIGGRDRGRKIKGLKISPGQHGSGNPWSLFEDQALVVLVHDMGPNWELISDAMNSTLKIKCIYRNPTECKERHKILMDKNVGDGADSAEDSGNSQSYPSTLPGIPKGSARQLFQRLQGPMEEDTLKSHFEKICLIGKKLHYKKTQNDGRDPKQIVPVHNSQVMALSQVFPNNLNGGVLTPLDVCDASTSGQDVFSLENPGLPMLNQGTPVLPTSGAHPSTPGSSGVVLSNNLPTTSGLQSASVRDGRFNVPRGSLPLDEQHRLQQFNQMLSGRNLQQPSLSTPGAVSGADRGHRMVPGGNAMGASGMNRSTPMSRPGFQGMGSSAMPNTGSMLSSGMVGIPNTGNIHSGGGASPGNSMLRPREAVQHMMRMQGAQGTSPGIPAFGALSSGFTNQTTPVQAYPGHLSQQHQMSPQSHVLGNSHHPHLQSPSQATGAQQEAFAIRQRQIHQRFLQQQQQQQFPTSGTMMPHVQQPQGSSVSSSPQNSPQTQPPVSPQPLSIPPVSTSPNINALAQQNPQKSQLPLHGLGRSPQSGASGVNNQAGKQRQRQLQQQSARQHPHQRQPTQGQQQSKQLKGMGRGNMIHQNITVDQSHLNGLTMAPGNQATEKGEPAVAVRPDQQSNAGTTTSTHLPSKPFVPPLSSNHSQQLPKAFPGTSSPSQQQMQLHSENSIQSQSSPATPCNTLSTSSPSVTPSNHQHLLLHQKQRNQVQSTAQRVIHHNHLGNSELSKKSQAERMPRVPQSVTNTTQTTSMGTTKGMPPASHDSKNVKAVGSTAVPALESPSSAASVQSTASKVVNSSNTDSAGNDPVTTTNQGLAQKHVSGGLLSHGIKAVTQKQQSLPSEEKRPRLSEKLSVQNQKHLASEQQQQPQLEESQEVSSSKPPDTKVE; encoded by the exons ATGGGAGGAGTTATTGATAGTGGAGGTGGTATTGGTGTTAAAACATCTCCGCGCCGAACAGCAATTGAGAAGGCTCAAGCGGAGCTAAG GCAAGAGTATTATGTCCGTGAGGAAAGGAGGAGAGAATTGGAGTTTCTGGAGAAA GGCGGTAATCCCTTGGATTTTAAGTTTGGCATTGCAACTTCACAAAGCGTCCAATCTACATCACTCACAGATCAGCAAGCAGAGCATTTTGTAAACAG TGAAGTCAAGGATAGTTTTGCCCTGACTGCCTCACCACATGGAGACTCTGTGGAGAGTAGCGGTAGACCTGGAGTTCCTACAAATTCTGAACCCAATACAGCAGATAATCTCTTACTGTTTGATTCTGAAAACAAGTCAGTTGAAGGAGAAAGAAATTTGAGATATCCTAATAGGCAAAACAGAACTTCTGAGTCAGAACGATCCTCCAAAGCAAATACCAACCAGAATAccaaagaaacagaagattctgCCATCTTTCGCCCGTATGCTCGAAGGAACAGATCAAAGATTAATCGGGATCCATCTCGGTCAAGCTCTACGGATTTAGTTCAGAATCGTGGTGGTCTTGCAACGTCTATATCTATTCGCAGAGGATCAGTGGAAGGAAAGGGTTGCATTCCCGAAGCAGCGAATCAAAAGGATAGGCATACAACTTCCGTATCTTGTCCAATATTTGCAAATTCAAATGGTAATATCGTTCCAAAAAATATAGTTCCCAGCAATTCGCTGAATACTAAGGTGGATGGTGAACCTGTTGTACGAGAGAGTACTGCTGGATCTAAGACTAGCCTATTGAAAGATGAAGCCGACATTACATATAGAAAAAGCTCTGCATATTTGTCAGTTGGAGAGTCTGGCCTTGCTGTGGAAAAG GCACAACTAGTTTCGACTGGTACAGAGATTGGTTCTCCCAAAGCTGTAACAATAGCTGGTGAGGAAAATAATTCCACCCAACTGAATGGCCTAAGAGATTCCACGGGAGAGGAAGAAAGCTTAACAAATAGAGGAGCTGCAGGGACTAAAGGGTTAGAGTCAGAGTCTTCTCTTGCTAACAACATAGAAGTAGATGTAGGTAATGGAAGGGATCTTTATAAAGTGGACAAACTTGACTCGGATGAAATCTCTATGCAGAAGGCTGTAAGAGTAGAGGGGTTGCTGAGTCAAACAGTTGATGAAATGACGAAAACTAATATTGAGAATGAGACAGGTCGACCTACTACCATTATTGATGAGTGCAGTCCTGAGAAATTGgttaaaattgaaaatcaaaatcacagAAGTACAGCTGAGATGCAAAATGAAGAGAAAGGTTCCGAGACTGAGAAAAGGCTTCAAGATGGGTTGATTGTACCCGATAATGAAAGGAAAATTGGTAGTCTTTTACCTGAAAATCCTAGCAGCTCGTTGTACTCTGAAATTCCTCAGGCATCTGTAGACACAAGTTCCTGCGCAGTTGGCGATAATTTATTGTCAGGAACTGACATTGAAGAATCAAAACATCAGCCGAGCTCAGATGCAGTAGTGTTTGATACTGTGAAGGAGGACTCCATCCTTGAGGAGGCACGGATTATAcag gcaaagagaaaaagaattaCCGAGTTATCTTGTGGTACTGCACCAGTGGAGGTCCGTGAGAAGTCTCAATGGGATTTTGTCCTCGAAGAAATGGCATGGCTGGCAAATGATTTTGCGCAG gAGCGCCTTTGGAAGCTGACTGCTGCCGCACAAATTTGCCATCGAGTTGCTTTGACTTGTCACTTGAGATTTGAGGAACGAAATCAGCACAGAGAGCTGAAAAAAATAGCTTCAATCCTATCTAATGCTATCTTGCAATTCTGGAGTTCGGTGGAGGTTCCTGGGGAACTGGAGGAGACAAGCATGGAAATTGTTAAG GAGACTTGCCAAGAATCTAATTATGTGAATGGCAGAATATGTTTAGCTGCGGGTGTCAAGGAGTATGCAAGTAGATTTTTGAAGTATAACAACTCTTCCATCCCCTATCATTCAGCTGCACCGTCAACACCTGACAATATGTGCGACCCAGAGATATTGGACATATCTATGGTTGATCAGCTTACAGAA GCAAGCCTCTTTTATTCAGTTCCATCTGGTGCAATGGAGGTATACCATAAGTCCATTGAGTCGCATCTTACACGTTGTGAG AAGTCCGGAAGTAGCATGCAGGAGGAGGTTGATACATCGGCTTATGATGCTGCTGGAG ATACAGGATATAATGTTACTGCTTTCGATGAGGATGAAGGAGAAACAAGTACCTATTATCTTCCGAAAGCTTTCGAATCGAACAAATCATTTAATACAAGccacaaaaaaaggaagaatctgATGAAGTCTCATTCTGCCCGGTCATATGATCTTGGAGATGATTTACCATACGTCAACTACACAGATGGGTCTAACTCATCAAGCTTGATGGCAAAAAGGCCTGccagtaataataatattggcTCAGTTCCGACGAGGCGAGTGCGCACTGCTTCCAGGCAGAGGATTGCGAGTCCTTTTGGCTGTGCTACTGCTGGGAATTTATCAGTGCCCTCGAAGACAGATGCGTCTAGTGGGGATACTAGTTCTTTCCAGGATGAGCAAAGTAGTTTACATGGTGGATCGGCAGTCCAAAAAGGCACAGAGGTTGAATCAAGTGGTAATTTTGAAAAGCAGTTCCCTTATGACATGGCTGAAACCTCaggaaaacctaaaaagaagaagaagactcatcaG GGATCCGCATATGACCAAACCTGGCATCTCGATCCGTCAGTCCATGTTGAACAG AAGGACCACTGGAAGAAGCGACCAGAGAATCATTTCGATATGAATG GTATGTATGGTCCTCATAgtgcaaagaagcaaaagacCACCAAGCAATTGATAgagaataattttgatattgCTATTCCTCACACTGGATCTATTCCATCTCCGGCGGCTTCCCAAATGAGCAATATGTCCAACCCCAACAAATCTATCAAATTTATTGGAGGTCGTGATAGGGGCAGAAAAATAAAAGGCCTCAAG ATTTCTCCTGGCCAGCATGGTTCTGGAAATCCGTGGTCTCTATTTGAAGATCAG GCGCTTGTTGTCCTGGTGCATGATATGGGCCCTAACTGGGAGCTCATTAGTGATGCCATGAACAGCACTCTTAAAATTAAG TGTATATATCGCAATCCAACTGAGTGCAAGGAGCGTCATAAGATTCTGATGGATAAGAATGTTGGTGATGGGGCTGATAGTGCTGAAGATTCAGGGAATTCTCAGTCTTATCCATCTACTTTGCCTGGCATCCCAAAG GGAAGTGCGAGACAGTTGTTTCAACGACTGCAAGGGCCAATGGAGGAAGATACCCTGAAGTCTCAttttgagaagatttgtttGATTGGGAAGAAGTTGCATTATAAAAAGACACAG AATGATGGTCGGGATCCCAAACAAATAGTACCAGTTCACAATTCACAAGTCATGGCTCTTTCTCAAGTATTCCCGAATAATCTGAATGGAGGTGTTCTTAC GCCCCTTGATGTCTGTGATGCATCAACTTCAGGTCAAGATGTATTTTCACTTGAAAATCCAGGTCTTCCAATGTTGAATCAGGGAACGCCAGTGCTCCCTACTTCTGGAGCACATCCATCCACTCCTGGATCATCTGGTGTGGTTCTCAGCAAcaacttgccaaccacatctgGCCTCCAGAGTGCTTCTGTCAG gGATGGTAGATTCAACGTTCCTAGAGGGTCTTTGCCACTTGATGAACAACACCGACTACAACAATTTAACCAGATGTTATCCGGTAGAAACCTGCAGCAACCTTCCTTATCAACTCCTGGAGCTGTCTCAGGAGCCGATCGTGGACATCGCATGGTTCCTGGTGGAAATGCTATGGGTGCAAGTGGAATGAACAGAAGCACACCCATGTCAAGGCCTGGTTTTCAAGGGATGGGCTCCTCAGCAATGCCAAATACTGGTAGTATGCTTTCCTCTGGTATGGTAGGAATTCCAAACACTGGAAATATTCATTCCGGAGGAGGAGCTTCTCCAGGAAACTCCATGCTCAGGCCTCGTGAAGCTGTGCAGCATATGATGCGG ATGCAGGGTGCTCAAGGGACCAGTCCGGGGATCCCAGCTTTCGGTGCTTTGAGTTCTGGATTTACCAACCAGACAACCCCTGTTCAGGCGTACCCAGGCCATCTTTCCCAGCAGCATCAGATGTCACCGCAGTCACATGTGCTTGGCAACTCGCATCATCCTCATCTCCAAAGCCCAAGTCAAGCTACTGGGGCACAGCAGGAAGCATTTGCTATCCGTCAAAGGCAAATACACCAGAGGTTTttgcagcaacagcaacagcaacagttTCCAACATCTGGTACTATGATGCCACATGTACAACAACCTCAGGgctcttctgtttcttcttctccacaaaACAGTCCTCAGACTCAACCACCCGTTTCGCCCCAGCCATTATCGATACCCCCAGTGTCGACCTCTCCTAATATTAATGCTTTGGCACAACAGAACCCTCAAAAATCTCAGTTGCCGCTTCATGGTCTAGGTAGGAGTCCTCAGTCTGGTGCTTCCGGAGTGAACAATCAAGCTGGAAAACAACGGCAGCGACAACTTCAGCAACAGTCTGCGAGACAACATCCACACCAGCGGCAGCCAACACAAGGTCAACAGCAGAGTAAACAATTGAAGGGGATGGGTAGAGGCAACATGATCCATCAGAACATCACTGTTGATCAGTCACACCTGAATGGTCTCACCATGGCCCCAGGAAATCAGGCTACCGAAAAAGGAGAGCCAGCGGTTGCAGTTAGGCCAGATCAGCAGTCTAACGCTGGGACTACTACTAGCACGCATCTGCCATCTAAACCATTTGTTCCTCCCTTGTCTTCAAATCATTCACAGCAACTGCCAAAAGCTTTCCCTGGTACTTCGTCTCCGTCCCAACAACAGATGCAATTACATTCAGAAAATAGCATCCAAAGCCAGAGCTCACCTGCGACCCCATGTAACACCTTATCCACCTCTAGTCCGTCAGTTACACCTTCTAACCATCAGCATTTGTTGCTACACCAAAAGCAGCGTAATCAAGTGCAATCAACAGCTCAGCGAGTTATTCATCATAATCATCTAGGGAACTCTGAGTTATCAAAGAAGTCCCAAGCTGAACGTATGCCACGTGTTCCGCAGTCTGTCACCAATACCACCCAAACTACTAGTATGGGTACGACGAAGGGTATGCCTCCAGCGAGTCATGATTCGAAAAACGTAAAAGCAGTTGGTTCTACTGCGGTGCCTGCTTTGGAATCTCCATCTAGTGCTGCCTCTGTGCAAAGCACAGCTTCTAAAGTAGTAAACAGTTCCAATACAGATTCAGCTGGGAATGATCCAGTAACAACAACGAACCAAGGACTAGCTCAAAAGCATGTATCTGGTGGCTTGCTGAGTCACGGGATAAAGGCTGTGACACAGAAACAACAGTCTCTACCTTCAGAAGAAAAGAGACCGAGGTTGTCAGAGAAGCTGAGTGTACAAAATCAGAAACACCTTGCTTctgagcagcagcagcagcctcAATTAGAAGAATCACAAGAAGTATCATCTTCGAAGCCTCCTGATACAAAAGTGGAATGA